One Quadrisphaera setariae DNA segment encodes these proteins:
- a CDS encoding helix-turn-helix domain-containing protein, which translates to MAEMLRTPESTVRYWRHIGAGPLWIKVGRRVIYRRDDVLTWLVDRRSSDAAQRVRSSS; encoded by the coding sequence GTGGCGGAGATGTTGAGGACCCCCGAGTCCACAGTGCGCTACTGGCGGCACATCGGGGCGGGTCCGTTGTGGATCAAAGTCGGCCGCCGAGTGATCTACCGTCGCGACGACGTGCTCACATGGTTGGTGGATCGCCGATCGAGTGACGCCGCTCAGCGCGTCCGCTCGTCATCCTGA